A window of Schistocerca serialis cubense isolate TAMUIC-IGC-003099 chromosome 1, iqSchSeri2.2, whole genome shotgun sequence genomic DNA:
ACGAGATTTGACTAATGCAGCACTCTGAGTTGGTCATCACATACCTCAAACATTTCCCGGTTGTTGCCTGACAAAGACCAATGTTAATGTGGAGGGCATGATTATAACGGGCCAGTTAGGATTTAGAAGGGTGAACGAAATAGGACAATCAATTTCAGCCCTGGGATAGATAGAAAGTGCGTTTGAGAAACAATGCTAAAGCTAAGGTATCTATTTCTGTTTGtcaatttttgcaattaattttctcTAAATCAAAATAAAATGCACTAATTGGGCCATGAAGAAATCGTTGAATCGCTGGAGGCATCTCTACATAGTTACGTGAAAAAAATGTATGAGGCAGCATAAAAAAGCGCTTTTCTGGAAGTTTTATTGTGTAAAGTACTGTGATGTATTGAGAATAGTTGTGAATAATTTTAGGACATTCACGTCGTCTGAAATCGACAGTTCAGCTAGCAAAATGAAATGCTATTGTGTATTGTCTAAAGGGAGAAACGGAAACTAACCACAGAAAAAATTAGTATTTCTATTAAGGAGAATAATAAATGGCAGTCTATGTGACACAGGCTTAAAACTGTCTCTTTTAATGTGAATGAGAAAACTGGTTACAATAATTAAGACAATAAAGAAGAAACACATGACGAATCAAAAAACTACAAATTTAGtgaaacaaaattttctctttAGTTCCGGAAATAAGGCACATGACTGAGTCTATCAAAATTAATATTGAtttattactgaaaatttttagaatACCCACTTAAAAGATTTTTTCTGAGACATGTGTAGCACATCTTTCGTCTAGGTTACATCAGAGATGACAAGTGATTCATTAACTGGCACAACCAGCGAAGAGTTTCCTTCCTTTCAATGTTTTCGAAAACGATACTCAAAGTTTATTTCCAATCAGTGAAGTATTCTCAGGAGGGTAATAACACTAAGTGAGATATTTACTTATTCATCCTCTGCATAGTGAATTCTTAAGTGATACTATGCCACCAGTTGCAATTTATGCAAGATATTTGAATCTATCAGTCCTAATATAGTTCGGAGGAAGAAGGTTTAGAGTTCTATGTGCTCTGTGCATTAGAGACGGGGCACTGATTCACCAGAAGAATGGCATGGCAGGAAATCAGATCTCTGAGCTCTTGTAAGAAATCATCCCAGCGTTCTCTTTCACTGATTTAGGAGAAACGAAAGAAATCAGTATCATTGTGTTCGTCGGGATTTTAAACACCTCTCCAAAACAGAAATCTGTTAAACACTAAAGCACTTTGTAGTTTACGGAACAGCTGGAAACGGAAAGCACAGTCTTTTACCGGATGGTACAGGTGGTGTTAAACTGAGTGAAGTAGCATCAATACAACTGACAGACTGATACTTACTGTGAAAGTTTTAAACTGTCTTTGCTTAAATGGGCTTGCCTTAATCATTGAAAAGACGGCGCACAGTTTCATACTGTAAACAGTATAATATCTGTCAATAAATATAGTATATTAACTGTTCAGGAATTTCTATAgctaataataaatgtaataaataatatagTAACGATCTTGATATTTCCTTTACAAAGGTTCGTTTGAGGAATCTTACTAAAGTTAAAGCAACTGCTGTGGTCTCACTCTctcttttttcttaatatttgaaaatttttaaggTTCAATTTGACCTGGTAATACTGAAGAAAGGACTGAACAAACAGCTATAACAGCAAGCTTTCTGGTACAAACATAAGAATTTGATGATAGTTGAATTTTCGGTTAAAAATTCACATTTCAGAAGTAATTCGAATGTATGTTACGTTTGTTGACTTACTAAGTTGGAATCAATGTGAGACAAATTCATAGGGGTGTTCGGATGTATCATGTTGTAAAATATTCTCAGTGTTTTACAGCACAGTGCAAAGGACACCAAGAAATACTTTATCGATAGTAAATGAAATATATTACAGCTGGACCTTTGCAAGTACTTTAAAGACAAGTGTCTTGAGGTACTTTAGAAGAAGTGTCGTAAGTCAGATTAAATGTCTCTACATTTGAGGGAATGTTTAAGGTGTAGTGGAATTGGCTGAAGTTAATTAGAAACAAATAAGCAGTATTATTTTTTTAACAGTAAATATATTCATCacatacatttacatacttaaGGGATGGATTCTTTGGGTCCGAAGAAGCAGGGAGGTGCTCTGAGATCAGATGATATCGTGGACTGGCAAACATGTGCATCAAGTAGCTTCGTGTGAGGATATTTATGATTACATTAGTATACATCATTACTTTACATTCTTGACAACACCTTCTTAGACTGATTTCTTACATATACATATATCGAATTCTGTATTTGTACAAAAATACATGAcagatacatacacacatacaataacgACTCTAAACTCCATTGCTTCACAATGGAAGTAAACCCTGCATTCCTTGTTTTTAGTAGTTACAATCTCACGTTCTTTTATAAGAATATCACATCGCAGTACATAACAATTCTTCCATACATGTGTGTCACTGTAATTGGTTCCCGTTGTAGACTGACATACACACAAGACTAATAATACACTGCAGTAAAGAAACGTAATATGAAAGCAAAATTTCATGGGCTCAATTAAGAAATCTTGCTGATCACACTACATTCCCTTACCGATAGGATGTATGCAAACACCAAAGGCATGACAATATATGCAATATCACATAAATATGCGTAAATACAAATCTTAGGTAACGTCAACAACTTCAGCAATTGTTATTTACAAACCATGTAAATGTTAGAAAACAAATATAAATAGTTCTACAGTCTTGTTACATAAAAATTCGGACAACGATGATACATATGGCTATCACTGAGCTACATAACCTGAGGGATGTTCTGTGATATAATTCAAAATGATATCATATCCCAGTGTTCATCCAGTCTCCATACTTCTCGGTCGTCATCAAAATCGTCATTGGCCTTCAGTTATGGCACATAAAATCTCAATCAATACATTTTTGTATCCAGACGGTGAAACATTGACTTGACTGTTAGGAAATCTAGTGATGGGTCCGTCGTGGAACATGAAAAATGCAGTTTCTAGAAGGCTGTAGCAACTATTTTAGCCATATGGATGATTCATTGTCACATATTCCTCATAATTATTATGTAGGCGTCGAAGAAGAACATCCTACAAAGAGTCCACAAAATCACTCGTCAGACACTTGGGAGGATGTCAGTAACTTACGTAGCTATATCACGTAACATATACGCACATATCAGATACTATTTACATTTCTTCGGAAGTCTGAGATGCATTTGTTATTTTGGTAAATTCAAAGACCCTATAATACTATGAGCTTTTCTTTTACATTTCCCAAAGAAAAACGTACAATAAAAGCTAGTGATAAgaattacaaaacatttattctacatgtttctCCTGTTAGATTATAATTTTTTTGGAACGTATCGCTGTACCACATAACACTGTATTTCTAATCTAAACAACGGGGTGCGAACAGAACGGGAAATCAGGCGTTCACAGtgttacagcataaaagtaattgCTGTGGAGTGAGTTTCCAGGCCACCGTTATGAAGTATAAAGATAACGTGGCAACAATAGGTCGAGAAAACAAGTGGTCATTCATATGGTACCACCTTTCAAACTCGCATAACGCATTGGAAATTGCTGCAAAATCTGTGTTCGCAAGTGTCTCGTTATGGTCGGTTACTGTGTCAGGTTTATCGAATTCCACCATCAGACAAAATTAATTGAGATATTGGAAAATTGTTGGCCGACCAGAATGAGATGAGAGTGATTAAAATAGTTACAAATGTGTACAAGTTGACAATGAAATTTTACTACTGACTGGAATTACTAGTTAACACGTATGTAGTATTTTCTAGATTTTATGAAGTACCATAGACAGAATCTTTCACAGATTGTTTTCTTGGTGAACGAAACGTAAAGCTATTGAATAATCTGAAAGTCAGATCCTTAAACACGCGATATGAAACACATATTCTCACAAAAACGTTGTCCACAGTCTTAAAGGCCATGGACGCAGAAACACAGAACCCTACTGTTATCAGATGTATCGGATATTGTAACCACATTGCGCAAGTGGCTGATATGAAAAACAGTCCATGTATATGTCTCCTCCTATTAATCTTGGGCTAATACCTATTAACAGCGTCTCTGTATGTTCTATGTAAAATCCAACCTTGTGTAAATCTGCACAGTTGACTTCTCATTTCAAAAACTGACAAACAATGATGAGATATGTTCTGCAGGAAAGAGTGACCTCTCTCATCGTCCACAGTGATTAATGCTTCCTTAAATTTCTTCGAAAGTCATTAGCAAACAACCAGAATCTGACGCATGATGAGGAAACAGATTATCACCACAAACGAAGATCAGATATAAGTGTAAACTGAAACGTAAAACACTGGTTGAAAGTACGTGCTCGAAGTCGTCTCAGAACCAGGTCACGAGGTTCTAGAATAGCACTGTAGTAACAGATTTCCCTGCGTACACAGAGATTCATCCTGACAGTACAAACCCACTAGCTGGGGGTTCCGCCCATTAACACTGCCTTGCTGCCGTCACATGGGATTGGAGGTTTAGGGAGGATGAGAAAGAGGgatagtgaaaatttaattttggaggaATCCTCTGATCTTGTTTTAGAAGAGAAATTCAAGTCCTGACCCAGCAAAGAGCATTTCACGGATCACTCCAGTACCCATTACAGAAGTGTCGGATTTGTTTGGAAATATTTACCTGAAACCTCGCTCGCAATGTGAACAATGAAATGGCATGCTGTCAACACGAAAGGCTGGCTGTCGACCAATATAATTTGTATTTCTGCTAAAGAATTGTCTAGAGATTACAGTGGGATGGCTCAGCTGTTCAAATACCCCTCCTTCAGGCAGCTGGGTGTCTTGAACAAATGAATGTGTTGGAGATGTTCTGGTCGAAAAACCAAGCTCGCCATTCAGCGTTATTTCGCCTGATGGCATTTCCGAACAAGGTGACTCCAGCTTCAGTGTATTGTGGCTCATGTCACACTGTTGCGCCGGAAATGAGAAAAGAGGTTGTAAAAGGACAGGGTCAGCAACGAGGGTCAGCAACGAGTGGGAAGTGATCCAGGGGACTAGTAGGACGAATGGGCTATTGAAACGAAAACCTTTTGTAGATGTAGCGGCAGAGGCGATTGCCCATTTGACGGTCAGTACACTAGCAGAGATGGTCGCATTACACCTGTGTTGGCTGCAGCAGACCATCCACCTTGGAGACCCCAGGCGTACTCTCACGGGCTTCGCTGCTGACGGTGATGTTGGAGCGTGACGTCATGGTGATGGCAGTGGTAGAGGTGTCAACCCTGCTGACGAGCGGTCCGCGTTCGCCAGTCTCCTCGTCCAGCAGCCCAGCAGCTCCGCTGCCATTGGCACTGGTGGCACCGCCGGCTGGGCCGCAACCACGGCCGCCCCCGAagccaccgccgcccccgccgcctccgccgccgcctccaccgccgcctcCGCGCGGCCGTTCCGATCCGGCCCCCTTGGCATGGTGCCGGCGCGGGAAGACACTGTTCTCGTTGTGCAACGTCGCGTTCACGTCCTTGCCGGCGGCGCAGGTGCAAGCCTTCAGGAAGCTCTTCTTGAAGTTGTCACTGAGGAATGCGTACAGAATGGGGTTCATGGCTGAATTGGAGTAGCTGAGGCAGCCCGCCAGGAGGAAGATAGTGATGGCGACGCGCGGCTGGCACTGGTTGGGCGGTGTGAAGATGAGCGCCACCTGCGTGATCCAATAGGGCAGCCAACAAAGCACGTACACCGTGATGACGGTCAGCACCAGCTTGGTGACCTTGCGGTGGGAGCGCTTCTTCTCCTTGCTCTTGTTCTTCGGCCCCACCGTTCGCAGTTTCCGGATGACGAGGAAGTAGAAGACGAAGATGAGCAGCAGCGGCACGGCGAAGCTCAGCACGAAGGAGTAGAGCGTGAAGGCGGTCTGCCCACTCAGGTTGCCGCTCTCGGGCCAGATGATGTTGCAGCTGTTGGGCTCCTGAGCGAGCGTCCGCGCGTACATGATGACCGGCACCATCAGCAGGGCGCTCGCGGTCCACGCCATCAGGGACACCAcctgcgaaaaaaaaaaatcgataattaGTAGACCACAATTTCTTGAGTATCTCCATAGCTGAGAAACCAGTGCGTCTGACTACAATGCAGAGGACCCAGGTTCAGTTTCCAGAAGTATCAAGGATGTGCACTCGATCTCGTTGGGCCAATGAAGGAGCTATTAAATTTATAAATAGGAGCCCCGAGGTTCCGAAATCTGACATTAGCTGGAAGAGAAGTGTACTGGGCACATGCTCCTCTATACTGCCTACAAATAATACCATTTGTGGAAGACGGTGAAGTGGCAGTTCACCATCGTACAATTTTAcggagtttcattttattttatttgctaatttATAATGAAACATCATATAAAGCTCACATAACAACTGGCAGTAATGTATTGATGTTAAcggaatttcctggcagattaaaactgtgtggcagactgaCACTCACACTCGCTTAATAAGTCACAATCTATTGATATTGATCACATATCtcagcaaattaaaactgtgtgccgaatccGGACTCGAACCAGGAATGTTGCCTCTGCAGGAAACAAGCTTAGCGACTGGTTTATCCACACACTTTCTTTCGGCTTTAATTCCTACAGGACGTCTCTCCAACATTTCGGACTTCCGGTGTCTTTGATGTTTCGTGATAACTGAAACTGATAGCAATGATAAAGATTTTTCACAGCATCAGGCAATATGAATTTCGATAAATATGTATAAACTGTAGTGCGCCGCCTACCGCTAATCaaataaaaaaaacgaaataaCTAAACAGGAAAGGAGACATTAGGTACAGCGAAAGCAGAACCGAACTTACCATGGGTAAACCAGGAGATAATCGTGCTTatggatgaaagaagaaaatttaattatctTAAAAAAGAGGTAGGAAAGAAGCAATACATATTGTTTTGGGATTATATCAACAGAAATTGCAGAACAGGGTAATTCAGGTAGATGAAAAAAACATGATATGattgcaggaaaaatttgaagcgGGGCACAGGAATACTAAATGCAACGTTGAGAACTGTTCCGAAGTGTAACAAAAGAAATAGAGGAAGATGATGTTCAAGAAGCAGCTGATCCAATAACGCGGTCAGAGTCTGACAAAGCGCTGAATGATCTGAGCTCAAACAAGTTAGGACAAGTCGGTGATAACCTTTGAAGAAACTAATATATGCGAGAGTTGTAGAAGCAAGCagcatatttgaaaaaaaaaagatcaaatgtgtgtgaagtcctaagagaccaaactgccgaGGGAACAACCTGCACTAGACTTATTCACTACttaaacttattctaagaacaacacacacatccatgcccgagggaggactcgaacctccggcggaatccgtgacatggcatcTTTGAAATTTGAAAATCCAAGACACGTGTGCTTTACCATCAGATTTCCAGGAAAGCTTTGCCATCAAATAACCAAAGCAGGTAAGATAAATGTGTAAATATCGGACGGTTAGTCTGATAAGTATTTTCTTTCTGAGGAAGGAGACGATGAACACAGATCAATTCTAGTACATCACGGAAGCAGATCAGACGCATTCGCTTTCCGGTTGGTCGTTATCTGATGTATAGAAGCTTTAAACAACTATTACATGCAAGTCTACAGATATGACAGCATATGTAATATTAGTATGAGAAAAAAAGGTATGAAATAAATCAAAAGTAAGTATCAGACTGTCTTCAAACTCTTGTAAATTATATTAATCAAAATATAAGTCTTCCATTCCAAAACCTCACTCTTCATCGAAGTTAACTGTTTATAAGTTCCTAAGCTCCGAAGTAGAGAGAGAAGCTACATGGTCAAAGAAATCTTTTACTGAGACTGAATTAAAAGAAATTTACTACGAAAAACAGCGTTGTTCATAAGTACCTCCGGGACGGACTACAGAAAATGATTGTGTGAAACGTACAAGGCATATAGAAAAATGATACATACCAGCTGATAGAGCATTTCTCCATGTCTCGATTCGTAATAACAGTACGCGCTACGGCGTAGTTGCACTAGATGACAGGCTTGTCAGAACATGCAGACAAATTATCTGCTCTGTACTGTCGCATCGAATTATTTGGCGCCTGCAGACAGGCAATCCAATGAACAGGTTTCCAAAGCAAGCCGTCGTTGCGGCTTGTCCGACAGCAGTAGCGGcgacttcagtgtatttattaaCGTCTGCCACGGCACAAGCGATGCACTTATTGAGGACCTCTAATGTGAATTAAAAAGGTGCTCTATCGACTGATATGTGTATATTTTATGTACGTCTAGCAGTTTTCGCACAATCGTCTTCTGAGACCACGGAGGTACCAAAATCAGCATAAGTAAAATGTTGTAAGATGAAACAAGAGAAGTTTATGCTAAGAAGTATGTGATGCAGGGTTGCGGCTTGTTACCACTGTTCAACGTGTGCGCAGAAGAACCAAGTAAGGAAATGAAGAATATTTTAGAGGAGGGATGAAGAGTAAGGGGAGTATATGGCAAGGTTTTCAGAAGACATTGTCCTTCTGGCTAGGTGTAAAGAAGACGTAGAAGATCTGTTTAAGGGAATGGACAGCACACTTAGTCCTTAATATGGATTAAGGATAAACAAAGGAAATACGTAGATGATAAGGAGTTGTAGAATGGAGAACAACGACTTGTTCAACATCAGAATTGAGAACGACACAGTAGCGGAATATGAGAAATAATACTACTGGTTAGGGAGCAAGATTACCCAGGATAAATGAAGCAAGGAATATATCAGGAGTAACTGGTACCAGTGAACAAAGACATCTGCAATAAAAGAGCCCTACTGCTGTCAGATATTGACTTGGATACGAGAAGCAAGCTTCTATTATCTATTGTTCTCGTGTTAGAAACACACAGATGCACACAGCTAgcaaaaattacattttataaattttgacAAGAACTTGGCTTCTTCTTTTGCAATCTCCGAGGCCTGATATAAGTCATCTTCCATGCAGAAGTTTGGACACAATCGACACTGAAGCATATGTTTAACTGTTTGATCTTGTCCACAGTCGCACTTAACACTGCCTTCTTTGTCTTAGTCCATCTTGCCCTATGAACCCTGGATATGCCAACTCCTGATCTCAAAAGACTTCCATGTCATCCATCCCTTGTCATAATCGGTTGCTAGACTTTCAGATACAATTTCCAGCCGGAGGGAAGGGGGTCCTTAATTTTATGCAGTTGTGACCTGGCTATTTTATCTGTGACAGGGGGTACATCTGACGTTCTGAGAAAGCTCTTTCCGGAGATCAATTTTAGCACGTGTATTCCACGACCATGTAATGGATGAGGTACTGCCTGCTCAATTTTCTTCCTTTCCTACTCTCCTACTATTTCTCTTCGAACATAACGAGGAACTGCTCCACCCAGGTGGTGAAGCCAAACGGTTGGAATAGATTTTAACCAGCCTGTTGTAAGTCTGGATGCGCCGTTGAAGGCTACATCCAACTGTAGCCGTTGAGGGCTACATCCAGCTGTTTGGCTTGACTTGAATTGTACCAAACAAGAAACGGGTACCCTGTAACAGAATAACACAATGGCATTGCAGAAGCTCGATTTGTTTTGGTTTGGCTACCCCACTGTGAACAggcctacatctacgtctacatttacactccgcaagccacccaacggtgtgtggcggagtgcactctacgtgcctctgtcattacctccccttcctattccagtcgcgtatggttcgcgggaagaacgactgtctgaaagcctccgtgcgcgctctaatctctctaattttacattcgtgatctcctcgggaggtataagtagggggaagcaatatattcgatacctcatccagaaacgcaccctctcgaaacctggacagcaagctacaccgcgatgcagagcgcctctcttgcagagtctgccatttgagtttattaaacatctccgtaacgctatcacggttaccaaataaccctgtgacgaaacgcgccgctcttctttggatcttctctatctcctccgtcagaccgatctggtacggatcccacactgatgagcaatactcaagtataggtcgaacgagtgttttgtaagccacctcctttgttgatggactacattttctaagcactctcccaatgaatctcaacctggtacccgccttaccaacaattaattttatatgataattccacttcaaatcgttccgcacgcatactcccagatattttacagaagtaactgctaccagtgtttgttccgctatcatataatcatacaataaaggatccttctttctatgtattcgcaatacattacatttgtctatgttaagggtcagttgccactccctgcaccaagtgcctatccgctgcagatcttcctgcatttcgctacaattttctaatgctgcaacttctctgtatactacagcatcatccgcgaaaagccgcatggaacttccgacactatctactgtttTCTAAGGAGATGTTTCTGACGGAACCTTTCAACTTGGTGTTCATTCAATGCTTCTTGTGTGAAAGAGATCTGCCGAGTGTCGTTCTTAGGTATTTTTGAATATCACATTGTTTTAATTTAACCCATGAAGAGGGAAAGTCGTCAAAAATGATAAGCGGCAGAGCGCTGGCGCGTATAGTGCAAGGGACGAAGCGTTTATTTGGAGACGAAGAGACTTGCACGGGATACAGTAGtgttggagagctacatcaaacgacTCTTAGAACTGAATACCACAATAACAAAATGGTAGAATTTTATTCTTTTGGCACCTAGTACGCCTGATTGTGATGATCAAAGTTACGGTTTTCCAAGTCCAAAAAAAAGCTGAAAGCACGATATGACCGAGTACAGGCAGAGAATGTGCTACTGAAGAAGCATATCAAGCAACTTACTGTACGACAGATAACAGTACAGTCAGAAACTTGAGTTGCTGGTTTGAAAAAATGCTATGCAATTTAGCTTCTGATATGTTAAATACTGAAAATGTAACGTATTTGTTGAAGCTTTTGGAACTAACATAACATAATATTTACAGCAGTTAAGAAAATTTGCTGCGACCCAACATTTTTATTCTGCCAAGCCATATAGCTACTTTCGATAGTTTGTGGAAATTATCTAGCTCAAGAACACATCACTGTAATTACTGCTAAGTTCCTTATTTGTAAACAGAAATCACCCTTTATAGTAACTGAACTCTAGGAAGAAAGACATTGTATAAAATTTATAGGGCAAAACTGCTCCTGAAGCGTTATGTTATCTGCAGTATAATTCGTCTACGTAAATCTAaatcttttaaaaaaatggttcaaatgtctcagagcactatgggacttaacatctgagggcatcagtcccatagaactacttaaacctaactaacctaaggacatcacacacatccaagcccgaggcaggatttgaacctgcgaccgtagcgttcccgtggttccagactgaagcgcctagaaccgctcggccacaccggctggccctaCATTTTTTAAACAGAGAGGTAAAGTATTAAGACGAATGTATACCTAGCTCGTTTTATTTAAGGGTCAGTGAAACCACTGCAAAATAGGTGTCAATGAGCTTACTGCAGAAATGAAATGCCAATGAAAACACTGTAAAAAggaaatttcagtaaaatatcatgaAAATGAAGTGTCTGTTaattacagggtgtacataaagtgagggaatactttcaattatttattgcacaagaaccatacatatgtcattttgaagagcaagcctgaaagtttttttttcatgtataccgccacagcgtagtttggtagtttgccgatagtcagcgctagtcgcaaacatggcgaccATGCAAAATAAggcgacagctgtttcatgaaatggcctccccgatcaccagatctctctccgtgtgacttttttctgtgggaacacattacagatatggtgtatgtacctcgtctaccacgtgatgtaacagagctccgggagagaatacgggaatcgactgccacagtcgacgatgccatgctgagaCAGGTATGGCAAAAATTCGATTACCGTAtagacgtctgccgggtcactcatgctgcacatatcgaacgtttgtaAAAATAAACTTTCAGAATTCTCATCAAAATGCaatgtgtatgacatctgtaccATGTTTAgttcatgtaaaataaataatttaaaatgtttccggactttatgtacaccctgtacattattttttataaattattattattattgaattacttCTGTTAACTGTTTGTAATACATTTTAATAGTATTCTCGCCTATAGTACATTGGCATATGAAACTGTGAGTATCCTTAAAATACAGAATTTCAGCGCCAGTCACGTTTCTGTTAGTTCACCACAAAGCATTTTGAAGCTTACTCCATAGACTTCAGGTGGTACCTGCTCAAAATGGATTGATTTATATTCAGTTTGCGAGCAACAAGACGTTATGAGCGGACGAACATGTTTTGATTCTCGCTGAGATCGAATGTTCAGCCGGTGGTTCGCATCTTCCCAACGCG
This region includes:
- the LOC126416008 gene encoding somatostatin receptor type 2-like; translated protein: MANTSDFVGLFLNSTASSSTLGISEAGSSLSTTLLADDANFSTPADAIDLAAGHPGMMGNFSCDMHQPTLYTVTQFLYGIVCIVGLLGNTLVIYVVLRFSKMQTVTNMYIVNLAVADECFLIGIPFLLITINLGNWPFGDVMCKVYMTTTSINQFTSSIFLTIMSADRYIAVCHPISSPKIRTPLISKVVSLMAWTASALLMVPVIMYARTLAQEPNSCNIIWPESGNLSGQTAFTLYSFVLSFAVPLLLIFVFYFLVIRKLRTVGPKNKSKEKKRSHRKVTKLVLTVITVYVLCWLPYWITQVALIFTPPNQCQPRVAITIFLLAGCLSYSNSAMNPILYAFLSDNFKKSFLKACTCAAGKDVNATLHNENSVFPRRHHAKGAGSERPRGGGGGAGGATSANGSGAAGLLDEETGERGPLVSRVDTSTTAITMTSRSNITVSSEARESTPGVSKVDGLLQPTQV